The Tripterygium wilfordii isolate XIE 37 chromosome 21, ASM1340144v1, whole genome shotgun sequence genome segment AGATCATCTGTGTTAATCTCAGCATTGGAGATAACTataaaaaaacattgaaatgtTTAGCATTTTCATTTTGAATGACTTGGGGCAATTAgcaatttaattcaattttaatttttgcctaatgtatatttttctatatgtatgtatcccaattaaaaaaaaaaaactctcaagAAAGTTACAAAAAGAACAATTACTGAAAGTAAACTGTAAAGCTGCAGGCTTGATTAACACTACTGATGGAATCTAATGAATCTTCCATCTTAACTGCTCCGAAAAACTTTCTATCCATATCTGAGGAGGGTCTTATTGGCCACTGTCTACCCTGCAAAGAATCTTTAATCCGCAGCGCAGACAGAGCAAGATTAACAACTAGTTTTGAGGGAGAAAAGATAGAAAAGTGGGCGAGAGAGAACTTCAAGCATTCTGGATAAGCTCATCTCTAGAATGATTAGCAAGCAAGATAGGAATGTAGAGTGATTGAGGGGAGACCCTGTTAACAATCCTTCTCTCCCATCACTTCCATGGTTGTTTGTCTCAATCACAGccccctttttcttcttcctcctttcttctgGTCGAAATAAActtaaaaaaacacacataaacCCTAACCAGTAAAGTAATTGGTTTCTTCATTTTAAATTATGGGTTCTCTCATTTATTCTTAttataatattgttttattataaAAACACTTCTCATTATCCCAGATTTTGCAGAACAGTTGTCTGAATAATTGGTTGGGTTGTGTGCTCAAACGAGACATCCTGCACAAGTAAGTCCTTttagagagggaaagaaagggAACAAATACAACAAATAATCAACTGTATTGTTGATATTGCTCATACAAGGATGTTCCTCAATACCTGCATTTTCTTAATATGCCTCTGCTTCATCTCTTTCTTTCCTCTGGTGAGAGGCAAAGACAACCTCAATTTCACACTCCTACATCAACATCCATACCCTGAAGCTGTTGTTCAAGATGTCCAGAGGTAAAGCCCCTCCTTATGTCCAATGCTCCAAATCTCATAATTTTCCCATCTGGGTTTTGATCATTCCATGGTTTTGCATTCTGAGGTTCTCTCATTTTCCAAGATTTTGGACATGGAAGAAAATGCATTTCTGGGTTTTGTTTATTAGCAATGGTTTTGATCGGGAACTGAAAAGGCAGAGCATTACTCTGTTTCCCCTGCTTTCTCAATCTGTTTTCATTCAAGAACTTCAGACATTTTCTCACCTTCCAAACAGGCACTAActctccattttgatgctttttcttttttgtaggaAAGTCAATGCATCACTATCAAGAAGACACCTCCTTTCTCTCCAAGCAAAGGACCAACAATGCCTCACAGGTAACCCAATCGACGATTGTTGGCGGTGTGACCCTAACTGGGCAAGCAACCGCCAACGCCTCGCCGACTGCCCAATAGGGTTCGCGCAGGGAACTCTAGGAGGCAAAGGCGGACAGATCTATGTGGTTACTGACTCCTCCGATGGGAACCCGGCAAACCCAACTCCGGGAACTCTCCGCCACGCCGTAATCCAGAATGAACCCCTCTGGATAGTCTTTGCTTCAAACATGCTCATCAAGCTAAAGCACGAGCTCATCTTCAACAGTTACAAGACCGTTGATGGCAGAGGCGTCAATGTCCAAATAACCGGCAATGGTTGTTTGACCCTACAATACGTGTCCCACATTATCATCCACAACATCCAAATCCATCACTGCAAACCTTCGGGCAACACAATCATAGCCTCCTCCCCTACCCACATTGGCTACAGAGGCAAATCGGACGGCGACGGCATCACCATCTTCGGGGCCCAGAAAATCTGGATCGATCACTGCACACTCTCTTACTGTACGGACGGACTAATCGACGTCACAATGGGGTCGACGGGGATCACGATTTCGAACAGCTTTTTCTCTCATCACAATGAGGTTATGTTACTGGGTCACAACGACAAATACATCGTGGACACCGGAATGCAAGTCACGATTGCGTTCAACCGATTCGGCGAGGAGCTGGTGCAGCGCATGCCGCGGTGTAGACTTGGATACATACACGTGGTAAACAACGATTACACGTCTTGGGAAATGTATGCTATCGGCGGTAGCGCAAACCCTACCATCAACAGTCAGGGTAACCGATACATGGCTCCGGCGGACCCTGACGCTAAAGAGGTACGTGAGGTCATTTTTGGTATTTCGCAAACTGAATTAATTTTCACTCGCTGATCTTGCGCGGGTCCCTTGAAGTTTCTTTCACTTTTGTTTGGATTTTGGGTGTCTTACTGTTGGCATAGCCCACCTGCCGTGGTGGCACGTGGGAATCACTTGCCTCCACGGCTGGACGTCGTTTTGGCGCGTGGGCCTGGCTATATGACGGCTTTGTTTGGGAAATGTGAATGCAGGTTACGAAGCGCGTGGACACAGACGAGAAGCAATGGACGGGATGGAATTGGAGGACCGAAGGGGACTTATTGGTAAATGGGGCGTACTTTGTGCCGTCGGGTGGTGGGCTCACGGCCCAGTACGCCAAGGCCTCCAGTGTTGATCCCAAATCTGCAGGTCTTATTGAACAACTCACTGTTAACGCCGGTGCCTTTGGTGGGCCCAGGTACATGATCCATGAC includes the following:
- the LOC119989088 gene encoding probable pectate lyase 13 — translated: MFLNTCIFLICLCFISFFPLVRGKDNLNFTLLHQHPYPEAVVQDVQRKVNASLSRRHLLSLQAKDQQCLTGNPIDDCWRCDPNWASNRQRLADCPIGFAQGTLGGKGGQIYVVTDSSDGNPANPTPGTLRHAVIQNEPLWIVFASNMLIKLKHELIFNSYKTVDGRGVNVQITGNGCLTLQYVSHIIIHNIQIHHCKPSGNTIIASSPTHIGYRGKSDGDGITIFGAQKIWIDHCTLSYCTDGLIDVTMGSTGITISNSFFSHHNEVMLLGHNDKYIVDTGMQVTIAFNRFGEELVQRMPRCRLGYIHVVNNDYTSWEMYAIGGSANPTINSQGNRYMAPADPDAKEVTKRVDTDEKQWTGWNWRTEGDLLVNGAYFVPSGGGLTAQYAKASSVDPKSAGLIEQLTVNAGAFGGPRYNSENNYSPGTTTGGTNSNSRSDGGSGDGDFFGMIFGSAAPPSSPPPSTSLVFLSLVVILILCTNTINGAPQLSL